One Vibrio gallaecicus genomic region harbors:
- a CDS encoding formylglycine-generating enzyme family protein, translating to MVKVEGGEFTMGSNAQEAKSSEQPAHLVSVDSFYMSKFEVTQSLFESVMGSSLSYFPSPNVPVNNLSWQQANYFIEKLNELTNENYRLPTEAEWEFAARGGNLSQGYIYSGSDNINDVAWYSENANNQAQPVGSKLPNELGLYDMTGNVGEFVIDAYDDTFYRYSPSDNPSNANDSKVGLAHKSVRGGSFSYDANESENYRRDFASQSIIMSDMGLRLVRDAK from the coding sequence ATGGTAAAGGTCGAAGGTGGTGAATTCACTATGGGATCAAATGCGCAGGAAGCGAAATCAAGCGAACAGCCGGCACACCTTGTATCTGTCGATAGCTTTTACATGTCTAAATTTGAAGTCACTCAATCTTTATTTGAGTCAGTGATGGGGTCTTCCCTTAGTTACTTCCCGTCACCAAACGTTCCAGTTAATAACTTAAGCTGGCAGCAAGCCAATTACTTTATTGAGAAGCTCAACGAACTCACTAATGAAAACTACCGCCTACCAACTGAAGCTGAATGGGAATTTGCTGCTCGCGGCGGAAATTTAAGCCAAGGCTATATTTATAGCGGATCAGATAATATTAATGATGTGGCTTGGTATTCAGAAAACGCCAATAACCAAGCGCAACCTGTTGGCAGTAAGTTACCAAATGAGCTAGGGCTTTACGATATGACAGGTAATGTCGGCGAGTTTGTTATTGATGCTTACGACGACACTTTTTACCGTTACTCACCTTCTGACAATCCAAGTAACGCGAATGACAGTAAAGTTGGACTAGCTCATAAGTCAGTAAGAGGTGGAAGCTTTTCATACGACGCTAATGAATCTGAGAATTACCGAAGAGACTTTGCAAGTCAGTCTATAATTATGTCAGACATGGGTTTGCGACTCGTAAGAGATGCTAAATAA
- a CDS encoding anaerobic sulfatase maturase produces MILTQGPQFNGKASKRLHVMAKPIGAACNIDCTYCYYLSKQDLLEYKKGCSPRMDDETLETYIRQYIEGQNTPEIIFSWQGGEPTMLGLEYFEKIVLLQKKYQPSGIKISNDLQTNGTLLNDEWCEFLATNSFLVGLSIDGPELLHNTYRTNKAGRGTFNQVMQAVELLHKHSVKFATLTCVNNLTSQNPLEVYRFLRDVVKSPQMQFIPIVEQKTFRTDAPQIVGEGQTGQTNEQLRQGDKRLIPGHKDSVVESWCVSDEAWGNFLIAVFDEWARHDIGKVFVQYFEASIETWMGRQNPLCTLGEVCGKGLAMEPTGDVFACDHYVYPEFKIGNINQRSLDDMAFDKKQQEFGFAKSRSLTSQCQKCEYRFACHGECPKNRFIRTRDGELGLNYLCAGWKKFFSHADRSIAYILRAMKHPVKHGKYSDSELQAAREKAIAERASLAQNTSTAPAYPTKF; encoded by the coding sequence ATGATTCTAACTCAAGGCCCTCAATTTAATGGAAAAGCGTCTAAGCGTTTACACGTGATGGCGAAGCCGATTGGAGCGGCTTGTAATATTGATTGCACCTACTGCTATTACTTAAGCAAACAAGATCTTCTTGAGTATAAAAAAGGTTGCTCACCAAGAATGGATGACGAAACACTAGAGACGTATATTCGCCAATACATCGAAGGTCAAAATACACCAGAAATCATTTTCTCATGGCAAGGTGGTGAACCAACCATGCTTGGTTTAGAGTATTTTGAAAAAATTGTATTACTCCAAAAAAAATACCAACCCTCAGGCATCAAGATTTCTAACGACCTTCAAACAAATGGCACATTGCTCAATGACGAATGGTGTGAATTCCTTGCGACAAATAGTTTTCTTGTTGGGCTGAGTATTGATGGTCCTGAGCTTTTACATAACACCTACCGAACTAACAAAGCGGGTCGCGGCACATTTAACCAAGTGATGCAAGCTGTCGAGTTGCTTCATAAACATAGCGTGAAATTTGCCACGCTAACTTGCGTGAACAATTTAACCAGCCAAAACCCGCTTGAGGTTTATCGCTTCCTACGTGATGTGGTGAAGTCACCTCAAATGCAGTTCATCCCGATTGTGGAACAAAAAACCTTTAGAACGGATGCGCCTCAAATTGTTGGTGAAGGACAAACTGGGCAGACTAACGAACAGTTACGCCAAGGTGATAAACGTTTAATTCCAGGTCATAAAGATTCGGTGGTGGAGTCTTGGTGCGTGTCAGATGAAGCGTGGGGCAACTTCCTAATTGCTGTGTTTGATGAGTGGGCGCGACACGATATTGGCAAAGTATTTGTGCAGTATTTTGAAGCCAGTATTGAAACTTGGATGGGTCGTCAGAACCCATTATGTACCTTAGGTGAAGTATGTGGCAAAGGCTTAGCAATGGAGCCAACAGGCGATGTGTTTGCTTGTGACCACTATGTTTACCCTGAATTCAAAATTGGCAATATCAATCAACGCAGTTTGGATGACATGGCGTTTGACAAAAAGCAGCAAGAATTCGGGTTTGCCAAATCACGTAGCCTAACCAGTCAGTGCCAAAAGTGTGAATACCGCTTTGCTTGTCATGGTGAATGCCCGAAAAATCGATTCATTCGCACCAGAGATGGTGAGCTAGGGCTTAATTATTTGTGTGCGGGTTGGAAGAAGTTTTTCAGCCATGCTGATCGCTCAATTGCTTATATCTTAAGAGCGATGAAGCACCCTGTTAAACACGGTAAGTACAGCGATTCTGAACTGCAAGCTGCGCGTGAAAAGGCGATAGCTGAAAGAGCATCACTTGCGCAGAATACAAGCACAGCTCCTGCTTACCCTACAAAATTTTAG
- a CDS encoding tetratricopeptide repeat protein — translation MMKKHITLSLAGLICMGSFNAAADTDLPELKAQTSSPVQVPASTQESMPQQSQAQQLAYQAQDMREAVSVRSDALRQLARYPNQSSLVAVARGLKDSSEEIRESAVIGAEPYQFANRWRMVSPLLKDSAKSVRITATTSLIRDYGNMTVEQKQAIETPVEELIAYLKTKSDSATSLLLADVYRWHKEWDKAETLYLSLLNPKDKEDDSSNLNAPQIWLSYADNFRAQEQDEQALKVLDNALTLFADNAALYYSKSLTLVRLDNKKQAADAIQMAAELEPKNSYFWYLNGVLQESFDIEKSTQSFEQAYLISGAPEQLYAVCDIYTRYSHPKTDECLAELEKVAPPFVIQQLKEQKPQVQS, via the coding sequence ATAATGAAAAAACACATCACACTGAGTTTAGCTGGCTTAATTTGTATGGGATCGTTTAATGCTGCAGCTGACACCGATCTGCCCGAGTTAAAGGCTCAAACCTCATCGCCGGTTCAAGTACCAGCTTCGACCCAAGAAAGTATGCCGCAGCAATCGCAGGCTCAACAATTGGCTTACCAAGCGCAGGATATGCGAGAAGCGGTTAGTGTCCGATCTGATGCATTAAGACAGCTTGCCCGTTACCCAAACCAAAGTAGTTTAGTTGCTGTTGCTAGGGGCTTAAAAGACTCATCGGAAGAGATAAGAGAGTCGGCAGTAATAGGTGCAGAACCGTATCAATTTGCTAACCGTTGGAGAATGGTTTCGCCGTTACTCAAGGATTCGGCTAAAAGCGTTCGGATTACCGCAACCACAAGTTTGATTCGTGATTATGGCAACATGACGGTCGAGCAGAAACAAGCCATTGAAACTCCAGTTGAAGAGCTTATCGCGTATTTAAAAACTAAGTCAGATTCAGCCACAAGTTTGTTGCTTGCTGATGTTTATCGCTGGCATAAAGAGTGGGATAAAGCCGAAACTCTGTATTTATCTTTGCTTAATCCTAAAGATAAAGAAGACGACAGCAGTAATCTAAATGCCCCTCAAATTTGGCTAAGTTATGCCGATAATTTCAGGGCTCAAGAGCAAGATGAACAAGCACTAAAAGTACTCGATAATGCATTGACCTTATTTGCTGATAATGCAGCACTCTATTATTCAAAGTCTCTCACATTAGTCAGGTTAGATAATAAAAAACAAGCTGCTGATGCAATTCAAATGGCCGCTGAATTAGAACCAAAAAATAGCTACTTCTGGTATTTGAACGGAGTACTTCAAGAGTCATTTGATATCGAAAAATCTACACAATCATTTGAACAAGCCTATCTAATCTCGGGCGCTCCAGAGCAGTTGTATGCGGTGTGTGATATCTACACTCGCTATAGCCATCCTAAAACTGATGAATGTTTAGCCGAACTTGAAAAAGTAGCGCCTCCATTCGTCATTCAACAGTTAAAAGAGCAAAAGCCACAAGTTCAAAGCTAA
- a CDS encoding OmpP1/FadL family transporter — protein sequence MNARFSILSLSLTAAFSVNASGIFLQEAVIANAGTAGAGDGVYTQSAAAMWVNPATMSHMGNSLTTFNTLAFDIEMKYQDSANDNGEASTFMPSAGAFHAHQVSDKVHLGLALGAVGGSSLSYGTDWAGGGLLDSITLTAMQLNPSLSYQLSEQWSFGAGAQISWAALEQSTDLVTAKQDTDWAYGFNLGMMYRHNETWSVGASYRSKLEHDFKMKVKTSLPTSVLNNLKTDIIVPEIVDISGSYAYTERLNLLASVQFHRWSQWDATNLDLESSIGSGVGAEIERDWDDVWKFALGADYVLNSDWRLKAGVSYETSPQDDPSKQWVDLPVGEQYRYSVGASTQWDHITVDMFYEYADLGSVDMNRRGVDGSFDGRIHFVGMSFSF from the coding sequence ATGAACGCAAGATTTTCTATTTTATCCCTTTCTTTAACTGCAGCATTTTCTGTAAACGCGAGTGGTATTTTCTTACAAGAAGCCGTCATTGCCAATGCAGGAACCGCTGGAGCTGGTGATGGGGTTTACACTCAGTCTGCTGCTGCAATGTGGGTGAACCCTGCCACTATGTCCCATATGGGCAATAGTTTGACCACGTTTAATACGTTAGCGTTTGATATCGAGATGAAGTATCAAGATAGCGCTAATGATAATGGTGAAGCCAGTACATTCATGCCTTCTGCAGGCGCGTTTCATGCGCATCAGGTAAGCGATAAAGTGCATCTAGGGTTGGCATTAGGGGCGGTGGGCGGTTCAAGCTTAAGCTACGGGACTGATTGGGCTGGAGGAGGTCTTTTAGACAGTATTACTCTAACTGCGATGCAGTTGAACCCTAGCTTGAGTTACCAGCTTAGCGAGCAGTGGTCTTTTGGCGCTGGGGCGCAAATCAGTTGGGCGGCATTGGAGCAATCAACGGACTTAGTAACAGCAAAGCAAGATACTGATTGGGCATATGGTTTCAATCTAGGCATGATGTATCGACATAATGAGACATGGTCGGTGGGGGCGAGTTATCGCTCTAAGCTAGAACATGATTTTAAAATGAAGGTCAAAACCAGTTTGCCGACTTCAGTTTTAAATAACCTAAAAACGGACATTATCGTTCCAGAGATTGTTGATATCAGCGGCAGCTATGCTTACACAGAACGCCTTAATTTACTGGCAAGTGTACAGTTTCATCGTTGGAGTCAATGGGATGCAACGAACCTTGACCTAGAATCAAGTATAGGCTCGGGTGTGGGTGCTGAGATTGAAAGAGATTGGGACGACGTGTGGAAATTTGCCTTAGGGGCGGACTATGTCCTGAATTCAGATTGGCGCTTAAAAGCGGGCGTATCATACGAGACATCACCACAAGATGATCCAAGCAAGCAATGGGTCGACTTACCTGTAGGTGAGCAATATCGTTATTCGGTTGGTGCTTCAACTCAATGGGATCACATCACAGTAGACATGTTTTACGAGTATGCAGACCTTGGTTCTGTTGATATGAATAGGCGGGGAGTCGATGGTAGCTTTGACGGCAGAATCCATTTTGTCGGCATGAGCTTCAGCTTTTAG